The following proteins are encoded in a genomic region of Populus trichocarpa isolate Nisqually-1 chromosome 13, P.trichocarpa_v4.1, whole genome shotgun sequence:
- the LOC7465616 gene encoding dual specificity protein kinase YAK1 homolog, with the protein MGLESSGGFLDFSTKETQMVTVVESMDEVGSNELDEPSIPWRPRQLAFGQYRQESEPANKEQILRVVVRRPLVARLTKDIVETYQICNPQFKYSEELNPKRYLTSPSAGVLNDGHDNVNSDLILTVNFALVNLDTQRRYIVKDVLGHGTFGQVAKCWVAETNSFVAVKIIKNQPAYYQQALVEVSILTTLNKKYDPEDKHHIVRIYDYFVYQRHLCICFELLDTNLYELIKINQFRGLSLSIVQLFSKQILRGLALLKDAGIIHCDLKPENILLCTSLKPAEIKIIDFGSACMEDRTVYSYIQSRYYRSPEVLLGCQYSTAIDMWSFGCIVAELFLGLPLFPGASEFDLLRRMIEILGGQPPDYVLKEAKNVSKFFKCIGSVQNLESGEVSLGGRNAYQALTVEEYESRERKKPSIGKEYFHHMNLEAIVTNYPYRKNLPLEDMKKESQIRLALIDFLRGLVEFDPAKRWSPFQASKHPFVTGEPFTCPYKPPLETPRMPVSQNIKVDHHPGGGHWFAAGLSPNNHGRARVSLHNSPHFQAVPYGHGTSYGSVGSHGSYNDGIGLGSSYGSYGDGSNMFAYYSPVAPSGMNMHPQAGLALLGSSPDARWRFIQYSHGNGLGMSPSAGNFAPLPLGTSPSQFTPPSSYSQASAGSPGHYGPTSPARSCSHGSPLGKMAAVTQFNRRKSWGHSGSYQSQDCTSSNWQGQSTDGACSNQSEENPSVLGSSPSHRQSSWMQQQGGSGSAAGPSTIQSIPGSFKPAPNMKCPQSAGPIHDKPEASLSLPDPGDWDPNYSDELLLQEDGSDVSSISTEFSNSVHLGSGVPVVGVGRSNRASNASSSSLNQRNGPFHAFSHVDAGSPPSAHDLHAGYGRSMSKPSYFTPHISQNSPSRLGQQPPQRFSHGRPTVRGSEWNHIKVQPPSSSFNSGGQRSPGSSSLNNSMPWGRRANFNSIPPPSRGRKDFERIA; encoded by the exons TTGGTTGCAAGGCTAACCAAAGACATAGTCGAAACATATCAGATATGCAATCCACAATTTAAATATTCCGAAGAATTAAATCCAAAAAGATATTTGACCAGCCCATCAGCTGGAGTCCTCAACGACGGCCATGATAATGTGAACTCAGATCTTATTCTGACTGTGAACTTTGCTTTGGTAAATTTAGACACACAGAGAAG ATACATAGTCAAGGATGTTCTTGGTCATGGGACTTTTGGGCAGGTTGCTAAATGCTGGGTCGCAGAAACCAACAGTTTTGTTGCTGTgaagataataaaaaaccaacctGCTTACTATCAGCAAGCTCTGGTTGAAGTATCTATTTTGACAACG TTAAACAAGAAGTATGATCCTGAGGATAAGCATCACATTGTTCGTATATATGATTACTTTGTATACCAGCGGCATTTATGCATCTGTTTTGAACTTCTTGACACAAATCT GTATGAGCTTATCAAGATAAATCAATTTAGGGGGTTATCATTGAGCATTGTCCAATTATTCTCTAAGCAG ATTTTACGTGGGTTGGCTCTGTTAAAAGATGCTGGGATAATCCATTGTGATCTGAAGCCAGAAAACATTCTTCTGTGCACaag TTTGAAGCCTGCAGAAATTAAGATAATTGATTTTGGATCAGCATGCATGGAAGACCGCACTGTTTACTCCTACATTCAG AGCCGTTACTATAGATCTCCTGAAGTTCTTCTAGGTTGTCA ATATTCTACGGCTATTGACATGTGGTCCTTCGGGTGCATAGTTGCAGAATTGTTTCTAGGATTGCCACTTTTTCCTGGTGCTTCAGAATTTGATCTCTTGAGGAGAATGATTGAAATACTTGG AGGACAACCCCCTGATTATGTCCTAAAAGAGGCAAAGAATGTTAGTAAGTTCTTCAAGTGCATTGGGAGTGTCCAGAATCTAGAGAGTGGCGAAGTTTCTTTGGGAGGAAGAAATGCATACCAAGCATTAACAGTGGAAGAATATGAATCT AGAGAGCGGAAGAAACCATCTATTGGGAAGGAGTATTTCCATCATATGAACCTTGAGGCAATTGTTACAAACTATCCTTACAGAAAGAATTTGCCACTGGAAGATATGAAGAAAG AAAGTCAAATACGATTAGCTTTGATTGATTTCTTGAGGGGTCTTGTTGAGTTTGATCCTGCGAAACGGTGGTCCCCTTTTCAG GCTTCAAAACATCCTTTTGTAACTGGGGAACCTTTCACATGCCCATACAAGCCTCCCTTGGAGACCCCTCGTATG CCTGTTTCCCAAAATATCAAGGTGGACCATCACCCAGGTGGAGGGCATTGGTTTGCTGCTGGTCTCTCTCCTAAT AATCATGGAAGGGCCAGAGTTTCCTTGCATAATAGCCCACATTTCCAGGCGGTTCCATATGGTCATGGTACTAGTTATGGTAGTGTAGGAAGCCATGGTAGCTATAATGATGGCATTGGCCTTGGAAGCAGCTATGGAAGCTATGGAGATGGCAGTAATATGTTTGCATACTATTCACCAGTTGCTCCATCTGGCATGAACATGCATCCACAGGCTGGTCTGGCATTGCTTGGAAGTAGTCCAGATGCAAGATGGAGGTTTATTCAATATTCACATGGAAATGGTCTTGGTATGAGTCCATCAGCAGGAAATTTTGCACCACTTCCCCTTGGAACCAGTCCTTCACAGTTTACTCCACCAAGCTCCTACAGTCAAGCTTCAGCTGGTTCTCCTGGACATTATGGTCCAACTTCCCCTGCAAGAAGCTGCAGTCATGGATCGCCTCTAGGAAAAATGGCTGCAGTTACACAATTTAATAGAAGAAAAAGTTGGGGGCATTCTGGAAGTTATCAATCTCAAGATTGTACATCTTCAAATTGGCAAGGACAATCCACTGATGGTGCTTGCTCTAACCAATCTGAGGAAAATCCTTCAGTACTTGGTAGTTCACCCTCACATCGGCAGTCAAGCTGGATGCAGCAACAAGGAGGCAGTGGAAGTGCAGCAGGTCCCTCAACCATTCAGAGTATTCCAGGCTCGTTTAAGCCTGCTCCTAATATGAAATGTCCTCAAAGTGCGGGGCCTATTCATGATAAGCCCGAGGCTAGCCTTTCACTGCCGGATCCAGGGGACTGGGATCCCAATTACAG TGATGAACTTCTTCTTCAAGAGGATGGTTCTGATGTGAGTTCCATAAGCACTGAGTTTAGCAATAGCGTGCATCTTGGTTCTGGTGTTCCAGTGGTAGGTGTTGGAAGATCCAACCGAGCCTCAAATGCAAGCTCCAGCTCATTAAACCAAAG AAATGGGCCTTTTCATGCATTTTCACATGTTGACGCGGGAAGCCCGCCTTCAGCACATGATCTTCATGCTGGATATGGTCGTTCAATGTCAAAGCCTTCATACTTTACACCTCATATCTCACAAAATTCTCCAAGCCGATTAGGACAGCAACCCCCTCAGCGGTTTAGTCATGGAAGGCCCACTGTTCGGGGTAGTGAATGGAATCATATCAAGGTCCAGCCCCCTTCATCCAGCTTCAATTCCGGGGGGCAACGTTCTCCAGGAAGTAGTTCATTGAACAACAGCATGCCATGGG GGCGTAGGGCCAATTTCAATAGCATTCCACCACCATCCCGAGGAAGAAAAGACTTTGAAAGGATTGCCTAG
- the LOC7493891 gene encoding RNA polymerase sigma factor sigA yields MMATASFIGLTTGKRLLSSSFYFSDLTEKLSNVNDHGVAHYQITTTKSVIVAKKSSKYGPSFPSSYRNPHSNKALKELIDTASASSTVATWFKTLDDFEEESSVLDYSVEALILLQKSMLEKQWNLSFERINSSDSKIKKSNKKIPVTCSGVSARQRRLNNKRKNQNQSKFMSRSSDFKLLRSDISPDLLLNRLKGYVKGVVSDEVLPHTEVVRLSRIIRAGLSLEDHKSSLKERLGCEPSDEQLADSLRISRADLQSQLIQCSLAREKLAMSNVRLVMSIAQKNDNMGAEMADLVQAGLIGLLRGIEKFDSSKGFKISTYVYWWIRQGVSRALVENPRTLRLPNHLHERLGLIRNAKIRLEEKGVTPSIDRIAESLNMSQRKVRNATEAISKVFSLDREAFPSLNGLPGETHHSYIADNRLENNPWHGVDEWALKEEVNKLIDSALQEREREIIRLYHGLDKECLTWEDISKRMGLSRERVRQVGLVALEKLKHAARKGKLEAMLVKH; encoded by the exons ATGATGGCCACAGCTTCATTTATTGGACTTACCACAGGAAAGAGGCTCTTGAGttcctccttttatttttcagacCTCACAGAAAAGCTTTCCAATGTCAATGATCATGGAGTAGCCCACTATCAAATTACAACAACAAAGAGTGTGATTGTTGCAAAAAAGTCATCAAAATATGGCCCCAGCTTCCCCTCGTCCTATCGAAATCCACACTCCAATAAAGCCCTTAAAGAACTTATTGATActgcttctgcttcttcaaCTGTGGCCACATGGTTCAAGACATTAGATGACTTCGAAGAAGAAAGTTCTGTTCTCGACTATTCAGTAGAAGCTCTCATTTTGCTGCAGAAGTCTATGCTAGAAAAGCAATGGAATCTTTCTTTTGAGAGGATAAACTCAAGTgactcaaaaattaaaaaaagtaacaagAAGATACCTGTCACTTGTTCTGGGGTGTCTGCTCGACAACGAAGGTTGaataacaagagaaaaaatcagAACCAAAGCAAATTCATGTCACGTAGTAGTGACTTTAAGCTGCTAAGGTCAGATATTAGTCCAGATCTACTGCTGAATCGTTTGAAAGGTTATGTGAAGGGTGTAGTAAGTGATGAGGTGCTTCCCCATACAGAAGTTGTGCGTCTGTCAAGGATAATTAGAGCTGGTCTTTCCTTAGAGGACCATAAATCCAG TCTGAAGGAGAGATTAGGTTGTGAGCCCTCAGATGAACAACTTGCGGATTCCTTGAGGATTTCTCGTGCTGACTTACAGTCACAATTGATTCAATGCTCCTTGGCAAGAGAGAAGCTGGCCATGAGCAATGTTCGTCTGGTTATGTCTATTGctcaaaaaaatgataacatgGGTGCTGAAATGGCTGACCTTGTTCAG gCAGGTTTAATTGGGCTATTGCGAGGTATTGAGAAATTTGATTCTTCCAAAGGGTTCAAAATCTCAACTTATGTTTATTGGTGGATACGTCAG GGTGTCTCAAGAGCTTTAGTTGAGAATCCAAGAACCTTGAGATTGCCTAATCACTTGCATGAAAGGTTAGGCCTAATTCGGAATGCGAAGATTAGACTAGAAGAGAAAGGAGTGACTCCATCAATTGAT aGAATTGCAGAAAGCTTGAATATGTCCCAAAGGAAAGTTAGGAATGCTACTGAG GCTATCAGTAAGGTCTTCTCACTTGATAGGGAAGCGTTCCCCTCTTTGAATGGTCTTCCAGGAGAAACACACCATAGT TACATTGCAGATAATCGCCTCGAGAACAACCCATGGCATGGAGTAGATGAGTGGGCACTCAAg GAGGAAGTAAACAAGCTTATCGATTCAGCTCTTCAAGAACGAGAAAGAGAGATTATACGTCTTTACCATGGTTTAGATAAAGAATGCCTCACATGGGAGGACATAAGCAAGCG CATGGGGTTGTCCAGAGAAAGAGTTAGGCAAGTTGGACTCGTTGCACTTGAGAAACTAAAACATGCTGCGAGGAAGGGGAAGCTGGAGGCCATGTTAGTCAAACATTAA
- the LOC7493892 gene encoding uncharacterized protein LOC7493892, translating into MKKKNQTSGSGSGSGSGDMDDKDQEWDIKKIMKDIEFFSASHMTWKERKELENQKVVSLGGKPPKKQRLPLSVARVQMKKQKEREQKMLEMREQENMVLGRFGGGSGARRTVEKRKLEDRVLRSTEGHFKNGILDVKHLLSRTPSRDDGSSSHMVNKGKKHSGKRRDDGSSSHMVTKGKKHSGKKNKGKKKGGGKKRH; encoded by the exons atgaagaagaaaaatcaaacaagtGGAAGTGGAAGTGGAAGTGGAAGTGGCGACATGGATGACAAGGATCAAGAATGGGACATCAAGAAGATTATGAAAGACATCGAGTTCTTCa GTGCCTCGCATATGACATGGAAAGAGAGGAAAGAATTAGAAAACCAGAAAGTAGTCTCTCTTGGTGGAAAG CCTCCTAAGAAGCAAAGACTACCTTTAAGTGTAGCTCGTGTgcaaatgaagaaacaaaaggaaagagaacAGAAAATGCTTGAAATGAGGGAACAAGAG AATATGGTTCTTGGAAGATTTGGAGGTGGTAGTGGTGCTAGACGAACAGTGGAGAAGCGCAAACTTGAGGACAGGGTGCTGAGGTCAACTGAAGGTCATTTTAAAAATGGCATACTTGATGTGAAGCATTTGTTGAGTCGAACGCCATCTAGAGATGATGGTTCTAGCAGTCATATGGTCAACAAAGGGAAGAAGCACAGTGGCAAAAGGAGAGATGATGGTTCTAGCAGTCATATGGTCACCAAAGGGAAGAAGCACAGTGGCAAAAAGAACAAGGGAAAGAAGAAAGGTGGTGGGAAGAAGCGCCATTGA